The Dioscorea cayenensis subsp. rotundata cultivar TDr96_F1 chromosome 7, TDr96_F1_v2_PseudoChromosome.rev07_lg8_w22 25.fasta, whole genome shotgun sequence genome includes a region encoding these proteins:
- the LOC120264751 gene encoding protein ETHYLENE-INSENSITIVE 3-like 1a isoform X1 → MGGLSVEQFQFSGNLDFMQFLPSNNEKNFCFGSLVPPNATAADAALGEGDLVDPPPENFPEAMADDDSDEDIDVDELERRMWKDRMRLRRLKEQQQNKSKEQGDAAKQRQSQEQARRKKMSRAQDGILKYMLKMMEVCKAQGFVYGIIPEKGKPVSGASDNLRGWWKEKVRFDRNGPAAIAKYQADNAIPGVNNEMNSGSLSPHSLQELQDTTLGSLLSALMQHCDPPQRRFPLEKGVAPPWWPNGQEDWWPQLGFTKEQAPPPYKKPHDLKKAWKVSVLTAVIKHMSPDIEKIRRLVRQSKCLQDKMTAKESATWLAVLKQEETLYLQLHPDACPPPSSCSAINGAISFSGSCSEYDVDGVDDEKNDDLIVHKPLDSPSFNLVAPNVVKEENNIEFIQKRNAPAEPEIGMNGNIFTCENERCPHHDYRYGFFDRNARNNHHYVCKFRNNFPSGVPIAGFPMSDNKSSVFSMQYAQPKPNAAGSSVNPINIADLGIPLDGQKSINELMSLYETNINPNRSPNQVDNHFYGGNTYQEPNNNSSNTMQSTNLFACDDIQFPQPFDQPNDMNGEFRFSSPFNLSAIDFAEAYNRQIGDSLPKAGCPWLGLLIPSIKTWIKCILFLVFHSCYAQMEYKIRIAETTSL, encoded by the coding sequence atggGTGGATTGAGCGTTGAGCAATTTCAATTCTCTGGGAACCTTGATTTCATGCAATTCCTACCTTCCAACAATGAGAAAAATTTCTGCTTTGGTTCTCTTGTTCCACCAAATGCCACTGCTGCAGATGCTGCTCTAGGAGAGGGTGATCTTGTGGACCCTCCGCCGGAGAACTTCCCCGAAGCCATGGCTGACGATGATAGTGACGAAGACATAGATGTTGATGAGCTTGAACGCCGTATGTGGAAAGACAGGATGCGTCTGAGACGCCTGAAGGAACAACAACAGAACAAAAGCAAAGAGCAGGGTGATGCAGCAAAGCAACGGCAATCACAAGAGCAAGCGCGGAGGAAAAAGATGTCACGAGCACAAGATGGTATTCTCAAGTACATGTTGAAGATGATGGAAGTTTGCAAAGCTCAAGGATTTGTTTACGGGATTATCCCAGAGAAGGGTAAGCCTGTGAGTGGTGCATCTGATAATCTGCGAGGTTGGTGGAAAGAAAAGGTTCGGTTTGATAGAAACGGTCCTGCTGCCATTGCAAAGTACCAAGCTGATAATGCGATCCCTGGTGTTAACAATGAGATGAATTCTGGGTCGTTGAGCCCTCATTCATTGCAAGAGCTGCAGGACACTACACTGGGGTCTCTTCTGTCTGCTTTGATGCAACATTGTGATCCTCCTCAGAGGAGGTTTCCTCTGGAAAAGGGCGTTGCACCGCCATGGTGGCCCAACGGTCAGGAGGACTGGTGGCCTCAACTCGGCTTCACAAAAGAACAAGCTCCGCCACCTTACAAGAAACCACATGATCTTAAGAAGGCGTGGAAGGTGAGCGTGCTTACTGCTGTGATCAAGCATATGTCTCCTGATATTGAGAAGATTCGCCGGCTTGTCCGGCAGTCTAAGTGCCTGCAAGACAAGATGACGGCGAAGGAGAGCGCAACTTGGTTAGCTGTGCTCAAACAAGAGGAGACACTATATTTGCAGCTTCATCCTGATGCTTGCCCTCCTCCGTCGTCTTGCAGTGCAATCAATGGTGCTATATCTTTCAGTGGCAGCTGCAGTGAATACGATGTCGATGGTgttgatgatgagaagaatgATGATCTGATCGTTCACAAGCCTCTTGATTCTCCTTCCTTCAACTTGGTTGCTCCCAATGTTGTTAAGGAAGAGAACAACATTGAATTCATCCAGAAAAGGAATGCTCCTGCAGAACCGGAGATTGGGATGAATGGAAACATCTTTACTTGTGAGAATGAGCGTTGCCCCCATCATGATTATCGTTATGGATTTTTTGACAGGAATGCGAGGAACAATCATCACTATGTTTGCAAGTTTAGGAACAACTTTCCTTCTGGAGTCCCGATAGCTGGTTTCCCGATGTCCGACAACAAGTCTTCAGTGTTCTCCATGCAGTATGCTCAGCCGAAGCCGAATGCAGCTGGTTCCAGTGTCAATCCTATCAACATTGCTGATCTGGGGATTCCATTGGACGGGCAGAAGTCAATCAATGAACTCATGAGTCTCTACGAGACGAATATTAATCCAAACAGGAGCCCAAACCAGGTAGACAATCACTTCTATGGCGGCAACACCTATCAGGAACCgaacaacaacagcagcaacacTATGCAGTCTACTAATCTGTTTGCTTGTGATGATATCCAGTTTCCGCAACCATTCGATCAACCCAACGACATGAATGGAGAATTCAGATTCAGCTCGCCTTTCAACCTGTCAGCGATTGACTTTGCAGAGGCGTATAACAGGCAGATCGGAGATTCTCTGCCGAAAGCAGGATGTCCCTGGCTGGGGCTTCTGATACCCTCAATAAAAACCTGGATCAAATGCATCTTGTTCTTAGTGTTCCATTCATGTTATGCCCAAATGGAATACAAAATCAGGATTGCAGAAACAACTTCCCTATAG
- the LOC120265262 gene encoding protein PHYTOCHROME KINASE SUBSTRATE 4-like has product MDRYRISTTSINGVPSPSISPRPTSLTRSPKPLSHLPNPRRLDDDAELSIFDAQRYFSDSTTTTTTTNDSSLIKTQNSDLSINPRDSSVSSVDTFSRNYRNISYHATPTASSEASWNSQSGLLTNPHGATAISVRAFPSNDHKKLPPFSTRRRFPRPCPCSGKKSIDVEEKYSEPKTPMTTTTTVTTTSLSTAAKLQTIRTEPIPADVASEKETKMKILADNWAKERAIFRPAGRFSPESRFTTSRFLESGGFSFPVLKPQASLDDPARDSLEVFRPNRHGGFPFPGSPRAADDDVGSDASSDLFELESFSAYKRRDSLDDTAAAAGRLVNLHRSIEIAAAAAEPSEGYAPSEVSVEWSVTTAEGFDRASAANFSSAASDYDEARFVRAAEPDRASGKRRGSGLLSCVCEKAVSVGPSPVRFVPEPQRWIEPDRVHPVLVRSNSARMCRSMVTR; this is encoded by the coding sequence ATGGACAGATATAGAATCTCAACCACCTCCATCAATGGAGTCCCATCCCCATCCATCTCTCCTCGTCCCACCTCCTTAACCCGCTCTCCCAAACCTCTCTCCCACCTCCCCAACCCTCGCCGGCTCGACGACGACGCCGAGCTCAGCATCTTCGACGCCCAACGCTACTTCAGCGACTCcactaccaccaccaccaccaccaatgaCTCTTCTCTCATCAAAACCCAAAATTCCGACCTTTCCATCAATCCTCGCGACTCCTCTGTTTCCTCCGTCGACACATTCTCTCGCAACTATCGCAATATCTCCTACCATGCAACTCCGACGGCCTCGTCGGAAGCCAGCTGGAACAGCCAGTCCGGTCTTCTCACTAACCCCCATGGAGCCACCGCCATCTCCGTCCGTGCTTTCCCCTCAAACGATCATAAAAAGCTGCCACCTTTCTCAACTCGCCGGCGATTCCCTCGCCCCTGCCCGTGCTCCGGCAAGAAGAGCATCGACGTCGAAGAGAAGTATTCTGAACCAAAGACCCCCATGACGACGACAACAACTGTGACTACTACCTCGTTGTCCACTGCTGCCAAACTTCAGACCATAAGAACTGAGCCCATCCCCGCCGACGTTGCGTCGGAGAAGGAgacaaagatgaaaattttaGCCGATAACTGGGCTAAAGAACGAGCTATCTTCCGCCCCGCCGGCCGTTTCTCCCCCGAATCCCGTTTCACGACCAGCCGTTTCCTCGAGTCGGGTGGGTTCTCTTTTCCCGTTTTGAAACCACAAGCTTCACTTGATGACCCGGCGAGAGACTCACTTGAGGTTTTCCGGCCGAACCGACATGGGGGGTTCCCGTTTCCGGGGAGCCCGAGAGCCGCCGACGACGACGTGGGCAGCGATGCCAGCTCGGACTTGTTTGAGCTCGAGAGCTTCTCGGCTTACAAAAGACGTGACTCCCTCGACGACACGGCGGCGGCGGCTGGTCGGCTTGTTAATCTCCACCGGAGCATTGAGATAGCTGCGGCGGCGGCAGAGCCGAGCGAAGGCTATGCGCCGAGTGAAGTCAGCGTCGAGTGGAGCGTGACCACAGCCGAGGGGTTCGACCGCGCCAGCGCCGCAAACTTCTCCAGCGCCGCCTCCGACTACGACGAGGCTCGCTTCGTCCGCGCCGCCGAGCCGGACCGAGCCAGCGGGAAACGACGGGGAAGCGGCTTGCTGAGCTGCGTTTGCGAGAAAGCCGTCAGCGTTGGACCCAGCCCAGTCCGGTTCGTTCCTGAACCTCAACGTTGGATCGAACCGGACCGGGTTCATCCTGTACTCGTCCGGTCCAACTCGGCTCGCATGTGCCGTTCTATGGTCACCAGATAG
- the LOC120264595 gene encoding phosphatidylinositol transfer protein 3-like, whose protein sequence is MPLRKSRSNGAEVTLSVEEQQAKINEVRKLVGPLADQLPNFCSDSSISRYLRARNWQTEKACKMLQDTLKWRLQYKPETIKWEDIAHEAETGKIYRANYLDKYGRPVLVMRPGFQNTKSTKGQIRYLVYSMEHAILNLADDQEQMVWLIDFQGWTMGGVSLKVTRETAHILQDYYPERLGLAILYNPPKIFESFWKVVKPFLESKTYKKVKFVYSDVTESQKIMTEVFDMNVLETAFGGRNSVGFSLAEFSERMKEDDMKMQALLKSQEGQLVSRSVVLQESQFSISETQSETSSEDDSGDSSSPKTAEQKELVSENEIKEDKNGVGFTAVVKS, encoded by the exons ATGCCTTTAAGGAAATCAAGATCTAATGGTGCAGAGGTAACCTTGTCCGTTGAAGAGCAGCAAGCAAAG ATCAATGAGGTTCGAAAGTTAGTGGGTCCATTGGCAGATCAACTGCCGAATTTCTGCTCAGATTCTTCGATATCAAGGTATCTTAGAGCAAGAAATTGGCAAACTGAAAAAGCATGCAAAATGCTTCAAGACACACTCAAATGGAGACTGCAGTACAAACCAGAAACAATTAAATGG GAAGATATAGCTCATGAAGCGGAGACCGGGAAAATATACAGAGCTAACTACCTTGATAAATATGGAAGGCCAGTTCTCGTAATGAGACCAGGATTTCAG AACACAAAGTCGACAAAGGGACAAATCAGATACTTGGTTTACAGTATGGAGCATGCTATTTTAAACTTGGCAGATGATCAAGAACaaatggtttggctcattgattttcaaggttggaCAATGGGTGGTGTATCATTGAAAGTCACGCGCGAAACAGCACATATTTTACAGGATTATTACCCTGAAAGACTTGGTCTTGCTATTCTCTACAATCCTCCAAAAATCTTTGAATCTTTTTGGAAG GTAGTTAAGCCATTTCTTGAGTCTAAGACATACAAGAAAGTTAAGTTTGTGTATTCTGATGTTACTGAGAGCCAGAAGATAATGACGGAGGTCTTCGACATGAATGTACTTGAAACTGCATTCGGAGGGAGGAATTCGGTCGGTTTTAGTTTAGCTGAATTCAGTGAAAGGATGAAAGAGGATGATATGAAGATGCAAGCATTGCTGAAATCACAAGAAGGACAATTAGTGTCTAGATCTGTTGTTCTGCAGGAATCACAGTTTTCAATTTCTGAAACTCAGTCTGAGACTTCTTCAGAGGATGATTCTGGTGACAGTTCATCACcaaaaactgcagaacagaagGAATTGGTTTCAGAAAATGAGATCAAAGAGGACAAGAATGGAGTTGGTTTTACTGCTGTTGTGAAatcttaa
- the LOC120264751 gene encoding protein ETHYLENE-INSENSITIVE 3-like 1a isoform X2, which produces MGGLSVEQFQFSGNLDFMQFLPSNNEKNFCFGSLVPPNATAADAALGEGDLVDPPPENFPEAMADDDSDEDIDVDELERRMWKDRMRLRRLKEQQQNKSKEQGDAAKQRQSQEQARRKKMSRAQDGILKYMLKMMEVCKAQGFVYGIIPEKGKPVSGASDNLRGWWKEKVRFDRNGPAAIAKYQADNAIPGVNNEMNSGSLSPHSLQELQDTTLGSLLSALMQHCDPPQRRFPLEKGVAPPWWPNGQEDWWPQLGFTKEQAPPPYKKPHDLKKAWKVSVLTAVIKHMSPDIEKIRRLVRQSKCLQDKMTAKESATWLAVLKQEETLYLQLHPDACPPPSSCSAINGAISFSGSCSEYDVDGVDDEKNDDLIVHKPLDSPSFNLVAPNVVKEENNIEFIQKRNAPAEPEIGMNGNIFTCENERCPHHDYRYGFFDRNARNNHHYVCKFRNNFPSGVPIAGFPMSDNKSSVFSMQYAQPKPNAAGSSVNPINIADLGIPLDGQKSINELMSLYETNINPNRSPNQFPQPFDQPNDMNGEFRFSSPFNLSAIDFAEAYNRQIGDSLPKAGCPWLGLLIPSIKTWIKCILFLVFHSCYAQMEYKIRIAETTSL; this is translated from the exons atggGTGGATTGAGCGTTGAGCAATTTCAATTCTCTGGGAACCTTGATTTCATGCAATTCCTACCTTCCAACAATGAGAAAAATTTCTGCTTTGGTTCTCTTGTTCCACCAAATGCCACTGCTGCAGATGCTGCTCTAGGAGAGGGTGATCTTGTGGACCCTCCGCCGGAGAACTTCCCCGAAGCCATGGCTGACGATGATAGTGACGAAGACATAGATGTTGATGAGCTTGAACGCCGTATGTGGAAAGACAGGATGCGTCTGAGACGCCTGAAGGAACAACAACAGAACAAAAGCAAAGAGCAGGGTGATGCAGCAAAGCAACGGCAATCACAAGAGCAAGCGCGGAGGAAAAAGATGTCACGAGCACAAGATGGTATTCTCAAGTACATGTTGAAGATGATGGAAGTTTGCAAAGCTCAAGGATTTGTTTACGGGATTATCCCAGAGAAGGGTAAGCCTGTGAGTGGTGCATCTGATAATCTGCGAGGTTGGTGGAAAGAAAAGGTTCGGTTTGATAGAAACGGTCCTGCTGCCATTGCAAAGTACCAAGCTGATAATGCGATCCCTGGTGTTAACAATGAGATGAATTCTGGGTCGTTGAGCCCTCATTCATTGCAAGAGCTGCAGGACACTACACTGGGGTCTCTTCTGTCTGCTTTGATGCAACATTGTGATCCTCCTCAGAGGAGGTTTCCTCTGGAAAAGGGCGTTGCACCGCCATGGTGGCCCAACGGTCAGGAGGACTGGTGGCCTCAACTCGGCTTCACAAAAGAACAAGCTCCGCCACCTTACAAGAAACCACATGATCTTAAGAAGGCGTGGAAGGTGAGCGTGCTTACTGCTGTGATCAAGCATATGTCTCCTGATATTGAGAAGATTCGCCGGCTTGTCCGGCAGTCTAAGTGCCTGCAAGACAAGATGACGGCGAAGGAGAGCGCAACTTGGTTAGCTGTGCTCAAACAAGAGGAGACACTATATTTGCAGCTTCATCCTGATGCTTGCCCTCCTCCGTCGTCTTGCAGTGCAATCAATGGTGCTATATCTTTCAGTGGCAGCTGCAGTGAATACGATGTCGATGGTgttgatgatgagaagaatgATGATCTGATCGTTCACAAGCCTCTTGATTCTCCTTCCTTCAACTTGGTTGCTCCCAATGTTGTTAAGGAAGAGAACAACATTGAATTCATCCAGAAAAGGAATGCTCCTGCAGAACCGGAGATTGGGATGAATGGAAACATCTTTACTTGTGAGAATGAGCGTTGCCCCCATCATGATTATCGTTATGGATTTTTTGACAGGAATGCGAGGAACAATCATCACTATGTTTGCAAGTTTAGGAACAACTTTCCTTCTGGAGTCCCGATAGCTGGTTTCCCGATGTCCGACAACAAGTCTTCAGTGTTCTCCATGCAGTATGCTCAGCCGAAGCCGAATGCAGCTGGTTCCAGTGTCAATCCTATCAACATTGCTGATCTGGGGATTCCATTGGACGGGCAGAAGTCAATCAATGAACTCATGAGTCTCTACGAGACGAATATTAATCCAAACAGGAGCCCAAACCAG TTTCCGCAACCATTCGATCAACCCAACGACATGAATGGAGAATTCAGATTCAGCTCGCCTTTCAACCTGTCAGCGATTGACTTTGCAGAGGCGTATAACAGGCAGATCGGAGATTCTCTGCCGAAAGCAGGATGTCCCTGGCTGGGGCTTCTGATACCCTCAATAAAAACCTGGATCAAATGCATCTTGTTCTTAGTGTTCCATTCATGTTATGCCCAAATGGAATACAAAATCAGGATTGCAGAAACAACTTCCCTATAG